From a region of the Drosophila virilis strain 15010-1051.87 chromosome 3, Dvir_AGI_RSII-ME, whole genome shotgun sequence genome:
- the LOC6623782 gene encoding uncharacterized protein, whose amino-acid sequence MQYKNKMKSDKYLPPEAPAYGFPSAPSETPQDCQPPGYSQQEYHRYGYSQATQNVFPQRTQPQQVYTQHPHPPPLQSFGPLPPHTYGLPKPPQPPAQSIVQVRPSGCFNRDKTNRPQMNVLSAATLIFISGGMNIAWSIGFRRTVYLYLTTHLRIAWFIGAIIGAAISGFVPKMVPKRAITLFCSMLVLISGILNASTHQNMDALTAALYLNGIANGLVLAPTLALAGELAGSAGSSHSYWETMWSFIPFGACRLLGSFIACFWMDSIGRKKSTLLGLVACGGLAFGIASQFHHPIYNGVTIMLDIFQLFAGVAFAASSAYLAEAYPLIVKQHFISVTFIVELLVFIIISTCDITNEFFYVIGGIYTAVFIMAMWCLPETQRTTLRESQKKFRGCC is encoded by the exons AtgcaatacaaaaacaaaatgaagagCGATAAATATTTACCCCCAGAGGCACCAGCATATGGGTTCCCGTCTGCACCATCAGAGACACCACAGGACTGCCAACCTCCTGGCTATTCTCAGCAGGAATATCATAGGTACGGTTACTCCCAAGCCACCCAAAACGTATTCCCCCAGAGAACGCAACCCCAACAGGTATATACCCAGCACCCACATCCACCACCGCTGCAAAGCTTTGGCCCGCTACCTCCACACACCTATGGTCTGCCCAAGCCGCCACAACCACCAGCGCAGAGCATAGTTCAAGTGCGACCCAGTGGCTGTTTCAACCGCGATAAAACCAATAGGCCGCAAATGAATGTCTTAAGTGCAG CTACGCTCATCTTCATCTCGGGCGGTATGAACATTGCGTGGAGCATTGGATTCCGCAGGACTGTTTACTTGTATCTAACAACGCATCTGCGCATAGCTTGGTTCATTGGTGCCATTATCGGAGCGGCAATAAGCGGATTTGTTCCCAAGATGGTCCCAAAGAGGGCGATCACG CTATTTTGCTCGATGCTGGTGCTTATAAGCGGTATATTGAATGCCAGCACCCATCAAAATATGGATGCTCTGACGGCTGCTCTGTATTTAAATGGCATTGCCAATGGATTGGTATTGGCTCCAACACTGGCGCTTGCCGGGGAGTTGGCAGGTAGCGCAGGTAGCTCTCACAGCTATTGGGAAACGATGTGGTCTTTTATCCCATTTGGCGCCTGTCGTCTGTTGGGTAGCTTCATAGCCTGCTTTTGGATGGACTCGATCGGACGCAAGAAGTCAACTCTTCTTGGGCTCGTCGCATGCGGGGGCCTGGCATTTGGAATAGCCAGTCAATTCCATCACCCGATCTACAATGGTGTTACAATTATGCTAGATATATTTCAGTTATTTGCTGGCGTGGCTTTTGCGGCCTCCTCTGCATACCTGGCCGAGGCGTATCCATTAATTGTTAAGCAGCACTTTATTAGTGTTACCTTCATTGTCGAGCTGCTTGTGTTTATTATCATATCCACTTGTGACATCACTAACGAGTTCTTTTACGTTATCGGCGGCATCTACACGGCCGTCTTTATAATGGCTATGTGGTGCCTGCCTGAGACACAAAGAACTACACTACGCGAGTCACAAAAGAAGTTCAGAGGCTGCTGCTAA
- the LOC6623725 gene encoding solute carrier family 2, facilitated glucose transporter member 4: MNDKYLPPDPPSYGFTSAPPGGSQNYPPQGYPQHGYPPQGYPPQTSYPQPGYPPQNYVPPPQNFGAPPPQHYGSPPPQNFGPPPPQNYGPPPTQPLPSSPIVVQPTGWYNRNQKNKPQSNAAGAAALIFLSGGMNIAWSVGFHTYVQYLSLHTRVAWFIGAIIGGVLSCFLANKLPKKVVLCFCSLLVMIGGIVIASTRYNIKAIEASLYLDGIANGLAFAPTMALAGEVSVSYMRGAITTSIEQMCYTLGFFIQIIYVSSWSTTYNYNSFNAEQMHGVLAGIYGLIGLVIAGILCIESPVIPLANGEEQKALDLLRRLQRPYTITTETYAQLEEHKRYLAQNKDLSTSQSIVQALPAFVRLCYLRALNAMSFSTFVFYALIVSFTSSYYLSSLTWRFIAFGAARWLGTFISSFCMESAGRKGPTLLGLVVSGGLAFGIGKLISDVYDIHYVDGDAILALLCVFQLFAGIASTATSVYLSEAYPLGVKQHFIASTFIVEMLVFIIISSAKYSIQGHAIFFYFMGALYLIGFLLGIFCLPETRRTTLRESQVKFKGMMSMGFN, from the exons atgaacgATAAATATTTGCCACCTGATCCACCGTCATATGGCTTCACATCGGCACCACCGGGAGGTTCACAAAACTATCCACCACAAGGTTATCCGCAGCATGGTTATCCACCACAAGGATATCCACCACAGACATCTTATCCACAGCCAGGGTATCCTCCCCAGAATTATGTACCACCGCCACAAAACTTTGGGGCACCACCTCCGCAGCACTATGGATCACCACCTCCACAGAACTTCGGCCCACCACCCCCACAGAACTATGGACCACCACCGACACAGCCACTGCCGTCCTCCCCAATTGTGGTGCAGCCCACTGGCTGGTATAACCGAAACCAAAAGAACAAACCACAATCAAATGCAGCGGGCGCGG CTGCACTCATCTTTCTATCGGGCGGCATGAATATAGCGTGGAGCGTTGGTTTCCACACTTATGTTCAATACCTTTCTTTACACACGCGCGTGGCTTGGTTTATTGGCGCCATCATTGGAGGAGTACTCAGTTGCTTTctggcaaacaaattgccaAAGAAAGTTGTTTTG TGTTTCTGCTCACTTCTGGTTATGATTGGCGGAATTGTGATTGCAAGCACTCGGTACAACATCAAAGCCATAGAGGCGAGTCTCTATCTAGATGGCATTGCCAATGGATTGGCATTTGCTCCCACTATGGCACTGGCCGGCGAGGTTTCAGTATCTTATATGCGGGGCGCAATTACCACGTCCATTGAGCAAATGTGCTACACGCTAGGATTTTTTATTCAGATTATATATGTGTCATCCTGGTCCACAACCTACAACTATAACAGCTTTAATGCAGAGCAAATGCATGGTGTACTAGCTGGCATCTATGGACTGATTGGGCTAGTAATTGCTGGTATACTCTGTATTGAGTCGCCAGTGATACCGCTGGCCAATGGCGAGGAGCAGAAGGCTCTCGATTTACTACGACGTCTGCAGCGGCCGTACACGATCACCACTGAGACTTACGCGCAGCTGGAGGAGCACAAACGTTATTTGGCGCAAAACAAGGATTTGTCGACAAGCCAGAGCATTGTCCAGGCCTTGCCAGCTTTTGTAAGACTATGCTATCTGCGAGCCCTAAATGCCATGAGTTTTTCCACCTTTGTGTTTTACGCACTGATAGTCTCCTTTACGTCCAGTTATTATCTAAGTAGTCTTACTTGGCGGTTTATTGCGTTCGGCGCTGCTCGCTGGCTGGGCACATTCATCAGCAGCTTTTGCATGGAGTCAGCAGGACGCAAGGGCCCAACGCTTCTTGGGCTCGTGGTCAGCGGTGGCTTGGCGTTTGGAATTGGCAAATTAATCAGTGACGTCTATGATATTCACTATGTAGATGGAGATGCAATCCTTGCCCTGTTATGCGTGTTCCAGCTCTTTGCAGGCATTGCCTCTACGGCCACCTCTGTCTACCTCTCAGAGGCATATCCACTGGGCGTTAAGCAACACTTCATTGCATCAACCTTCATAGTCGAAATGCTGGTCTTCATTATCATTTCATCTGCGAAGTACAGCATTCAAGGTCATGccattttcttttactttatgGGTGCTTTGTACCTGATTGGTTTTCTTCTGGGGATCTTTTGTCTGCCAGAGACCCGACGAACCACTTTACGTGAATCACAAGTCAAATTTAAGGGCATGATGAGCATGGGCTTTAATTAA
- the LOC6623822 gene encoding probable metabolite transport protein CsbC yields the protein MTGDKTGTPRGSFQQEQEQEQEQKRKQSPEHHSWLSRCRKNKPQWNALGAGSLIFVSGGMSLAWGAGFAAQSMHMELLTLTLHMQICWYGAALLGAALSVILTHRTPLRPVYVFSSCLVLICGVLFLTLPERPNAIIAARYLDGFANGLVFVPTMTTVGELSVCKMRGVLAAAVEQLSYNFGIFILLFYTAIWQSGWNVTIVADQVHGLLSIIYGVVALALALTCCIESPVYLLLRRNEQAAVDALRHLQRPSVVTSETFLLLDEHKRYVAANRDLNWSQSIQRGLVPLLKVAAHRSQYALSMTPIIWSALFETAVELTPEFHTWPYVVFGTLRLSGCISVVFLMDSGGRKKPSLFGTFAGGVFAIAFGTLFQRLPRMIAALSLLFCFQFFAGVAYAASAVYLTEAFPLAVKPYFIALVYALELMIRLGFCSYTPTHPDISLYFYISGGISLTFFLLGIFCLPETRLTTLAKSHFKIRKWFNDDF from the exons ATGACAGGCGATAAGACAGGAACCCCGCGTGGCTCCTtccagcaggagcaggagcaggagcaagAACAGAAGCGAAAGCAAAGCCCGGAGCACCACAGCTGGCTCAGTCGCTGTCGCAAGAATAAGCCACAATGGAATGCATTGGGTGCTGGCTCGCTCATCTTTGTTTCGGGCGGCATGAGCCTAGCCTGGGGCGCTGGCTTTGCGGCACAATCCATGCATATGGAACTGCTCACACTAACGCTGCACATGCAAATCTGTTGGTATGGAGCAGCGCTCCTTGGAGCCGCACTAAGCGTCATATTGACACACCGCACACCACTGCGACCCGTTTAT GTGTTCAGCTCATGCCTGGTGCTGATCTGTGGCGTACTTTTCCTTACGCTGCCTGAGCGACCAAATGCCATTATTGCAGCACGCTACTTGGATGGATTTGCCAATGGCTTGGTCTTTGTTCCCACTATGACTACTGTGGGCGAGCTTTCTGTCTGTAAGATGCGCGGCGTGCTAGCCGCTGCCGTGGAGCAGCTGAGCTACAATTTCGGTATCTTCATCCTCTTGTTTTACACGGCCATCTGGCAAAGCGGCTGGAACGTGACTATTGTGGCCGATCAGGTGCATGGCCTACTCAGCATCATATATGGTGTTGTGGCACTCGCCTTGGCCCTGACCTGCTGCATCGAGTCGCCTGTGTATCTACTGCTTCGTCGCAACGAGCAGGCTGCAGTGGATGCACTTCGTCATCTGCAACGTCCATCGGTGGTGACCAGCGAGACATTCCTGCTGTTAGATGAGCACAAACGTTACGTAGCTGCCAATCGGGACCTGAATTGGAGTCAGAGCATACAACGCGGTCTGGTGCCGTTGCTGAAGGTCGCCGCACATCGTTCACAGTATGCATTGAGCATGACTCCCATCATATGGAGCGCTCTGTTCGAAACAGCAGTGGAACTAACACCTGAGTTTCACACATGGCCCTATGTGGTATTTGGCACTTTGCGCTTGAGTGGCTGCATCTCTGTTGTCTTTCTAATGGACTCCGGTGGCCGAAAAAAACCGTCGCTGTTTGGCACCTTTGCTGGCGGTGTCTTTGCCATTGCCTTTGGCACATTATTCCAGCGTTTACCTCGCATGATCGCTGCTTTGTCcctgttattttgttttcagttttttgcGGGCGTGGCGTATGCAGCTTCCGCTGTGTACCTGACCGAGGCTTTTCCACTGGCAGTCAAACCGTATTTTATTGCGCTCGTATATGCCCTTGAGTTGATGATCAGGCTGGGCTTTTGCAGCTATACGCCAACGCACCCAGACATATctctatatttttatatatcggGTGGTATATCCTTAACCTTCTTCTTGCTGGGCATCTTTTGTTTGCCGGAGACGAGGCTAACCACGCTTGCAAAAAGTCATTTTAAGATTCGAAAGTGGTTCAATGATGATTTCTGA
- the LOC6623765 gene encoding venom allergen-1, whose amino-acid sequence MNVLVLFSPILCLLLAVAQELPTTGPKNPFCVQHLCPRGKRHVACEKPPVDINKSCNIQQSQIVNLTDYSNNILKAHNEHRQRLGNGKNMTLPRAARLVVMQWSEELALMASYNVRLCRAKHDDCHNTANYKNSGQNIIVFNMTRLVEDELMEKMYPQLIVIGARTWWSEHNNSSKMMTAADVEHNPCSVKKPNQHQPFRHFAVMAVENNTHVGCAGLRYVSKEKTYFKLTCNYAENYMCGRPIYHFRAVGCLTGSNTQYKGLCSKKEVFA is encoded by the exons ATGaatgttttggttttgttctCACCAATATTGTGCTTGCTGCTTGCAGTTGCACAGGAGCTGCCAACTACAGGCCCCAAGAATCCTTTTTGCGTGCAGCATCTGTGTCCTAGGGGCAAGCGTCATGTGGCCTGCGAGAAGCCACCAGTC GACATCAACAAATCCTGTAATATTCAGCAAAGCCAGATAGTGAACTTGACGGACTACTCGAATAATATTCTTAAGGCGCACAACGAGCACCGCCAGCGCTTGGGCAACGGCAAAAATATGACTCTGCCACGAGCTGCGCGCTTGGTTGTGATGCAGTGGAGTGAGGAGCTGGCATTGATGGCTAGCTACAATGTACGCCTCTGTCGCGCTAAGCACGACGACTGCCACAATACGGCCAATTACAAGAACTCtggtcaaaatattatt GTGTTCAACATGACGCGTTTGGTGGAAGATGAGCTGATGGAAAAGATGTATCCGCAGTTAATCGTCATCGGCGCTCGCACTTGGTGGTCcgagcacaacaacagcagcaagatgATGACCGCAGCAGATGTGGAACACAATCCATGCTCCGTCAAGAAGCCCAACCAGCACCA ACCCTTTCGTCACTTTGCGGTGATGGCCGTGGAGAACAACACTCATGTTGGCTGCGCTGGGCTGCGATATGTATCCAAAGAAAAAACCTACTTCAAGCTGACCTGCAACTATGCTGAGAACTATATGTGCGGCAGGCCGATCTATCATTTCCGTGCCGTGGGCTGTCTGACTGGATCCAATACACAATATAAAGGACTCTGTTCCAAAAAGGAAGTATTTGCTTAA